The Branchiostoma floridae strain S238N-H82 chromosome 17, Bfl_VNyyK, whole genome shotgun sequence genome has a window encoding:
- the LOC118404496 gene encoding solute carrier organic anion transporter family member 5A1-like, with product MEGDPVFVVKGQEPKGTKMEKAKEEADAVAERWMMIEHLKAEEEEEKNGRDVCPCCVSGEKDAHRTEMEELCGYRCWTPSWLQKFTHGKCVVIAISLLTLVQSMLVSGYLSSVITTIEKRFELHSSQSGLIVSSYEIGSLLVVVFISYFGGLGHRPKWIGYGAFLLALGAALFTLPHYLAGKYDWEARDLKNRTEDSNLCKNTTNGNNNSECMSKSGDSIFMFLFMGAQILIGVGSTPIYTLGTTYIDDNVKKSQASIYLGKWCGKLTSYIVITYNLVLHLQWMDG from the coding sequence ATGGAGGGGGATCCGGTCTTCGTGGTCAAAGGTCAAGAGCCAAAGGGCACCAAGATGGAGAAGGCGAAAGAAGAAGCGGATGCGGTCGCGGAACGCTGGATGATGATCGAACATCTGAAAGcggaagaagaggaggagaaaAACGGTAGAGACGTTTGCCCGTGTTGCGTGTCGGGCGAAAAGGACGCTCACAGGACAGAGATGGAAGAACTGTGCGGCTACCGGTGCTGGACGCCATCATGGCTGCAGAAATTCACGCACGGGAAATGCGTGGTTATCGCCATCAGCTTACTGACGCTGGTGCAAAGCATGCTGGTCTCGGGCTACCTCAGCAGTGTCATCACCACCATAGAGAAACGGTTCGAACTCCACAGCAGCCAATCGGGGCTTATCGTCAGTAGTTACGAAATCGGGAGCTTGCTGGTCGTGGTGTTTATCAGTTACTTCGGTGGACTCGGCCACAGACCCAAGTGGATCGGATACGGTGCATTCCTATTGGCCCTCGGTGCTGCTCTGTTCACCCTACCCCACTACCTGGCCGGGAAATACGACTGGGAAGCACGCGATCTGAAAAATAGAACGGAAGACAGCAATCTCTGTAAAAACACGACGAACGGGAATAACAACTCCGAGTGCATGTCCAAGTCGGGAGATTCCATCTTCATGTTTCTGTTCATGGGGGCCCAGATTCTGATTGGTGTGGGCTCGACCCCCATCTACACACTTGGTACGACCTACATTGATGACAATGTCAAGAAGAGCCAGGCCTCTATATATCTAGGTAAGTGGTGTGGCAAATTAACATCATACATAGTTATTACATACAATCTGGTGTTACATTTgcaatggatggatggatag